Proteins found in one Syngnathus acus chromosome 9, fSynAcu1.2, whole genome shotgun sequence genomic segment:
- the LOC119127631 gene encoding Rieske domain-containing protein isoform X2, with protein sequence MSCEEKTWQISSSPFLPPLPPPPASHFIGKRDDVIRRGRVTKLVNGCRDVLVVYHQGEFHAMDMRCYRGALEQGDIEEFNGRTCIVCPWHKYRITLAEGEGLYQAVDNPTVKPLRTHWRSKGVKQRVHKVTEVNEDIYVTLNDSKEAIESDYYQTDTYRTNLRIQKVH encoded by the exons ATGTCCTGTGAGGAGAAGACTTGGCAGATTTCGTCTTCTCCTTTCCTTCCTCCACTTCCTCCCCCACCTGCCTCTCACTTCATCGGGAAACGTGACGACGTCATCAGACGGGGCCGTGTGACCAAGCTGGTGAATGGATGCCGCGATGTGCTAGTTGTGTACCACCAGGGAGAGTTCCATGCCATGGATATGCGCTGTTATC GTGGTGCTTTAGAACAAGGAGACATCGAG GAGTTCAATGGGCGCACGTGCATCGTCTGTCCATGGCACAAGTACAGGATCACTCTGGCGGAAGGCGAGGGGCTGTACCAAGCTGTGGACAACCCCACTGTCAAACCTCTGAGAACTCACTGGCGCTCCAAGGGTGTCAAACAGAGGGTCCACAAAGTCACCGAAGTGAACGAGGACATATACGTCACACTGAATGACTCCAAAGAGGCCATTGAGTCTGATTACTACCAAACTGACACATACAGGACCAATTTACGCATCCAAAAAGTCCACTGA
- the LOC119127631 gene encoding Rieske domain-containing protein isoform X1, with translation MSCEEKTWQISSSPFLPPLPPPPASHFIGKRDDVIRRGRVTKLVNGCRDVLVVYHQGEFHAMDMRCYHAGGALEQGDIEEFNGRTCIVCPWHKYRITLAEGEGLYQAVDNPTVKPLRTHWRSKGVKQRVHKVTEVNEDIYVTLNDSKEAIESDYYQTDTYRTNLRIQKVH, from the exons ATGTCCTGTGAGGAGAAGACTTGGCAGATTTCGTCTTCTCCTTTCCTTCCTCCACTTCCTCCCCCACCTGCCTCTCACTTCATCGGGAAACGTGACGACGTCATCAGACGGGGCCGTGTGACCAAGCTGGTGAATGGATGCCGCGATGTGCTAGTTGTGTACCACCAGGGAGAGTTCCATGCCATGGATATGCGCTGTTATC ATGCAGGTGGTGCTTTAGAACAAGGAGACATCGAG GAGTTCAATGGGCGCACGTGCATCGTCTGTCCATGGCACAAGTACAGGATCACTCTGGCGGAAGGCGAGGGGCTGTACCAAGCTGTGGACAACCCCACTGTCAAACCTCTGAGAACTCACTGGCGCTCCAAGGGTGTCAAACAGAGGGTCCACAAAGTCACCGAAGTGAACGAGGACATATACGTCACACTGAATGACTCCAAAGAGGCCATTGAGTCTGATTACTACCAAACTGACACATACAGGACCAATTTACGCATCCAAAAAGTCCACTGA
- the LOC119127630 gene encoding kinesin-like protein KIF24 — protein sequence MTLSLFECLKVVGLDRLHDRFTSMGIRQAGHLVALTSEDLPYLEIHTAEDKSRLHKLVHLVQTLEQGGLRLGEAAADQGASYKHSAQINSHRAPVRSGRPDIPKRLGMCNTSSALPPQKNVAPHSQHQQQSRPRAAAKRCTDKESNPMPVYEAKRKPGYNYGLPLQPVSVKKQTHGPRIIVCVRKRPLTHGERKKGEADVVITPSTECVVVEEGKEALDLTQYILQHPFYFDQVFGECHSNEEVYKKTAYPLVQHMLDGGKATCFAFGQTGAGKTHTMMGSSPGEAGIYVLAVQDIFAHLSATRSPMLVYVSFCEIYCRQLYDLLNKRKRLYVREDSHSVVHIAGLCDVRVDSVNSLLKVISRGLAARTKRVSSVNPLSSRSHALLQIQLRSPNQQIFGRMWFIDLAGSERASDTTTKDWQTRMEGAEINQSLLALKECIRSLDQEQRHTPFRQSKLTQVLKDSFVGNSMTCMIANISPSIVATEHTLNTLRYADRVKELRGRGGEPESKTTSSSKCSVGKTPTPRATFASVSPTPRNIVGCPVDCSTPRNSRHGEERAARAKHGVRPEEARNCQEKGDGRLDCNKENWSTNISCKRSERRQNGKESTKERDVETMDEELQQQHLRHYHQQLQMCMPLSVSPPSTSRQSLCSSTSSTVHLALSARRPGSNDTPTVYDSGVGSCESFGKDTPQKGEMRWSANPVVDAAVVSFNTRENREDLLEMDPSLDGLWTDCLMSVNETLSSPPAVEPPHREAQSGHPISSACELKNVVGTFQEKIKQPQQLKNTQLQKYPEDETKTSQDNNASSFSQCEASSTPLLFQVGQSNSHFCPLGREKEPLTHAKNKDRQFNLRSSTFDTKLAKKHNKELIHAKGEDADICHPKDFQSPTCVRKLAKKNTKEHPTHAENKDDKIDIRPPTCDTKLISKCKRDHLTHTKDDVKICHPVDHRSPTSDNKFTTKDHFTHAKNKHQEFYFRPPTSDAKSSHEYIIKEHFMHAKDADVCVPKDICFSFLDTKLANNYNLEHFTHAKGEDCLSKDLWSPTSDAAKLTRGTPSCAPKKAVSPSKNMCGTYTMPNLRTTAPEPGLLWKSLQVQMDDPTELHCKERPCDSDFSGTVDHAKWRLIQAHWEKLRKMEPLLQEEQTLLSKQPHMAFVDYVDRLEEILDRNAQCLRSMRTKLRLYRMTSSFSELEYTQAALNS from the exons ATGACACTGAGTCTATTTGAGTGCCTCAAGGTGGTGGGCCTGGACCGTCTTCACGACCG CTTCACCTCCATGGGGATCCGCCAAGCAGGCCATCTCGTAGCCCTCACTTCGGAGGACCTACCTTACCTTGAGATCCACACGGCCGAAGATAAAAGCCGCCTCCACAAGCTGGTCCACCTGGTCCAAACGCTGGAGCAGGGCGGGCTGAGACTTGGTGAAGCGGCAGCTGACCAGGGCGCATCCTACAAGCATTCTGCACAGATCAACAGCCACAGGGCGCCGGTGAGAAGCGGCAGGCCTGACATCCCTAAACGATTAGGCATGTGCAATACGTCCTCCGCACTACCACCCCAGAAGAATGTCGCGCCCCACTCACAACACCAACAGCAATCGAGACCCAGAGCTGCAGCCAAGAGATGCACCGATAAAGAAAGCAATCCAATGCCTGTTTATGAAGCCAAGAGAAAACCGGGGTACAACTACGGGCTTCCTCTTCAGCCCGTTTCTGTGAAAAA GCAAACCCACGGGCCGAGGATCATCGTCTGCGTGAGGAAACGACCCTTGACGCACGGTGAGAGAAAAAAGGGCGAAGCCGATGTGGTGATAACGCCGAGCACAGAGTGCGTGGTTGTGGAAGAAGGCAAAGAAGCTTTGGATCTCACCCAGTACATTCTACAG cacCCGTTCTACTTTGACCAAGTTTTTGGAGAGTGTCATTCCAATGAGGAAGTGTATAAGAAAACGGCATACCCTCTGGTGCAGCACATGCTCGATGG GGGGAAGGCCACTTGCTTTGCATTTGGCCAGACGGGCGCAGGCAAGACACACACCATGATGGGTTCTTCTCCCGGGGAAGCCGGCATATATGTACTGGCAGTTCAGGACATCTTTGCCCACTTGTCGGCAACGCGCAGCCCAATGCTGGTGTACGTCAGCTTCTGTGAGATCTACTGTCGTCAGCTCTATGACCTGCTCAACAAAAGGAAAAG GTTGTACGTGAGGGAGGACAGTCACAGCGTGGTGCACATTGCAGGACTTTGTGACGTCAGAGTGGACTCTGTCAACTCGCTGCTGAAG GTGATCTCGCGGGGTTTAGCGGCTCGCACAAAGAGGGTCAGTAGCGTCAATCCGCTCTCATCTCGGTCCCACGCCTTGCTTCAGATCCAGCTCAGATCCCCCAACCAGCAGATCTTTGGCAG aatGTGGTTCATCGACTTGGCGGGAAGTGAGCGGGCGTCGGACACCACAACAAAAGACTGGCAGACTCGTATGGAGGGAGCTGAGATCAACCAGAGTCTGTTGGCT CTTAAAGAATGTATTCGCTCCCTTGATCAAGAGCAGCGGCACACACCTTTCAGACAAAGCAAACTCACTCAG GTCCTGAAAGATTCTTTTGTTGGCAACTCCATGACTTGCATGATTGCCAACATTTCACCCTCTATCGTTGCCACAGAGCACACTCTGAACACACTAAGATATGCTGACCG TGTGAAGGAGTTGAGGGGTCGCGGCGGAGAACCTGAATCCAAAACCACATCGTCTTCAAAATGTAGCGTTGGAAAGACACCGACACCCAGAGCAACTTTTGCCTCCGTGTCACCCACCCCAAGGAATATCGTGGGGTGTCCTGTCGACTGTTCCACACCTAGGAACAGCAGACATGGGGAGGAAAGAGCGGCAAGAGCCAAACATGGGGTCAGGCCTGAAGAAGCGAGAAACTGCCAGGAAAAAGGTGACGGCAGGCTCGATTGTAACAAAGAAAACTGGAGCACCAACATTTCGTGTAAGAGAAGTGAGAGACGCCAAAATGGGAAGGAGTCAACCAAAGAAAGAGACGTCGAGACGATGGACGAAGagttgcagcagcagcacctgcGACATTATCACCAGCAGCTGCAGATGTGTATGCCCCTCTCTGTCTCGCCGCCTTCCACCAGCCGCCAATCACTCTGCTCCTCCACATCATCAACTGTACATCTCGCCCTTTCTGCCCGTCGTCCCGGTTCGAACGACACTCCGACCGTGTACGACAGTGGGGTCGGAAGTTGTGAGTCATTTGGAAAAGATACGCCACAAAAGGGGGAGATGAGGTGGTCGGCTAACCCCGTGGTGGATGCGGCTGTTGTGTCCTTCAACACCAGAGAAAACAGAGAGGACTTGCTGGAAATGGACCCCTCGCTCGACGGGCTGTGGACGGACTGTCTAATGTCAGTCAACGAGACCCTCAGCAGCCCTCCTGCTGTTGAACCGCCGCATCGGGAAGCGCAATCTGGCCATCCCATCTCCTCAGCCTGTGAACTTAAGAATGTAGTCGGAACCTTCCAGGAAAAGATAAAGCAACCGCAACAGTTAAAAAATACTCAGTTACAGAAATATCCGGAGGATGAAACAAAAACGTCTCAGGATAATAATGCCTCAAGCTTCTCCCAATGTGAGGCCTCCTCCACACCCTTACTGTTTCAAGTAGGTCAGAGCAATAGCCATTTCTGTCCACTTGGGAGAGAAAAGGAGCCACTcacacatgcaaaaaataaagacagacAATTCAACTTGCGGTCGTCCACTTTTGACAccaaattggcaaaaaaacacaacaaggaGCTCATACATGCAAAGGGTGAGGATGCCGATATATGCCACCCAAAGGACTTCCAGTCGCCTACTTGTGTCAGGAAGTTGGCCAAAAAGAACACAAAGGAGCATCCCACAcatgcagaaaataaagatgacaaaattgaCATCAGACCACCTACTTGTGACACCAAACTGATTAGTAAATGCAAACGGGaccatctcacacacacgaaGGATGACGTAAAGATCTGCCACCCAGTGGATCACCGCTCTCCCACTTCTGACAATAAGTTCACAACAAAGGACCATTTTACACATGCAAAGAATAAACACCAAGAATTCTACTTCCGACCTCCCACCTCTGACGCCAAGTCGTCCCATGAGTACATAATAAAGGAGCATTTCATGCATGCCAAAGATGCAGACGTCTGTGTCCCaaaagacatttgtttttcatttttggacaCTAAATTGGCCAATAACTACAATTTAGAGCATTTCACACATGCAAAAGGTGAGGACTGCCTATCAAAGGACCTCTGGTCTCCCACTTCTGACGCAGCAAAGCTGACACGTGGAACCCCCTCATGTGCACCAAAGAAAGCCGTCTCACCCTCAAAGAATATGTGTGGAACCTACACCATGCCAAATCTTCGGACCACCGCACCAGAACCAGGACTCCTCTGGAAATCTCTTCAAGTCCAAATGGATGATCCTACAGAGTTGCACTGCAAAGAACGACCCTGCGACTCAGACTTTTCTGGAACAGTGGATCATGCCAA ATGGCGTCTCATCCAGGCCCACTGGGAGAAACTAAGGAAAATGGAGCCTTTACTGCAGGAAGAGCAGACACTTCTTTCCAAGCAACCTCATATG GCATTTGTGGACTATGTGGACAGGCTGGAGGAGATTCTGGATCGCAATGCTCAGTGTCTGCGTAGCATGAGGACCAAGCTTCGCTTGTATCGCATGACCAGCTCTTTTTCTGAGCTCGAATACACACAAGCAGCACTCAATAGTTAA